In the Candidatus Zixiibacteriota bacterium genome, GGGCGCGGCAAGGCCGGGGGAATCAAGATCGCAGATAACGTGGACAGTGCGCGCCGACTGGCGACTGATCTGTTCAAACTCACGATCAAGGGTTTTCCAGTCGAACGGCTTCTGATCGAACCGAAACTCGACATCGCCCGCGAGTATTACATTGGCGTGACTATCGACCGCGCCAACTACAAGATCGTGGTTATCGCGTCCGGTGAGGGCGGGATGGATATCGAGGAAACCGCCGCCAAACATCCGGACAAAATCGTTCGAAAGTCATACTCGATTGTTGAACCGCTCTATGGATTCGATGCTTTGGGTATCGCCAAGAAAATCGGCATCCCGGCCGAGCTGACCAAGCAGGCGACAGCGATCATCCAGAATCTGTACCGCCTGTTCAAGGCGTACGATGCCAAGATGGCGGAGATTAACCCGCTCGTCCTCACCAAAGACGGCAAGTTGATCGCCGCGGATTCGCGCATCTCGCTCGATGACGACGCGCTGTTCCGCCACCCCGATCTGAAAGAGCAGGGGATCGAGAAACGCCACGAAGAGGGCGAGTTGACCCCGCGCGAGCGGCAGGCGACCGAGTGGGACATCCCGTATCTCGACCTCGACGGTGATATCGGCATGTTCCCCGGTGGCGCTGGTTTCGGCATCATGGGGAACGATTTCATTCACTACTACGGCGGCAGGCCGGCCAATTTCATGGATTCCGGCGGCGGGCCATCGCCTGAGAATATCGCTCGCATGTTGGTGCTGCTCGACGAGAACCCGAATGTCAAGGCGATATTTGGGGCGCGGTTCGGCGGGATCAGCCGGTGTGATGATTTCGCCAAGGGCGTGATCATGTTCCTCAAGAACCACGGGTTGTCCAAGCCGATGGTCGTTCGCATGACCGGCAACATGTGGCAGGAAGGGGTTCGTTTGTTCGACGAAGCCAAAAAGGAGAATCCCCGTCTGATGGAGAAGATCGAATTTCATGGTATCGAAACGCCGATCGAAGAAATCTCCAAACGGGCGGTCGAGCTGGCCCGGATCGAGAGGGGGCGGTAATGGCTATTCTTGTAGACAAGAAGAGTAAAGTGATCGTGCAGGGGATCACCGGCGGAGCGGGGAAGTTTCATTGCGAGCGGATGATTGCGTACGGCACAAACATTGTCGGCGGCACATCGCCTGGCAAAGGCGGCCAGAAAGTGCTCGACAAGCCGGTATTCGACACGGTCGAGGAAGCGGTCATGTCGACTGGCGCGGATACATCGGTGATATTCCTGCCGGCGCAGTTTGTCAAAGAAGCGACTATCGAGGCGATCCGCGCGGGAATCAAATTCCTCGTGGTGGTGCCGGAGCATATTCCGATTCATGATATGTTGGTCGTGCGCGAGGAGGCGGTCAAATACGACGCAACTGTGATCGGCGGCAACACGGCGGGGATTATCACGCCGGGCGAGGCGAATCTCGGCATCATGCCGGATATCGCGTTCACGCCGGGGCGGGTCGGCACGGTGTCGCGCTCCGGATCGATCACCTACTATGTGGCGGACACGCTCACCCGCACCGGCTACGGTGAAACCACCTGTGTGGGGCTGGGCGGCGATCCGGTACTCGGCTCAACCTTTGCCGAAATCCTCTGGAAGTTCGAGCAGGACGACAAGACCAAAGCGGTGGTGATGACTGGCGAGATCGGCGGTGTCTATGAAGAACAGGCGTGCGACACGATTCGCAAGATGAAAACGCCGGTCTTGGCGATGATCGGCGGTATTTATGCGCCCCCCGGCAAACGGATGGGCCACGCGGGGGCGATTGTCGAAGGCCGCATGGGCACCGCGCAGGAGAAACTCGACGCCCTCGCCGCCGCCGGCGCCCACCCGTGCAAGACGTTTGAGGATATACCGCGGACGCTGAGGAAGTTGGGGGTGTGAGCATCGTAGGTCGAAACCCCTGAGCCTACCCGCCGTGGCGCGGTCTCCACATTCTGCTCAAGTTTGTATTGACATCCACCTCTGCGATGCTGTAGCATGCTTGCGGAATAGCATCGTCAAAGACACGCTCGTAACAAGAAGCAGAAGATGATCGCGGCAACTCACGGCAAGGTGTTTTGGCAGAAACTAAAGGACAAATCCATTCTCAGGAAACAGGGTTGTTACGTTTTTGCCCTTCGGGCTGGAAAGGGTGCTACACCATGGTACGTTGGGAAGTCAGGAAAGTCGTTCCAACAGGAATGTTTCGCTGCGCATAAGTTGGTTAAGTATAGCCAGGCACTATTCGCAGGGAAGCAGGGCGCACCGGTACTCTTCTTTGTAGCGTTGCCGGGCAAGAAGAACAAGATTGCGGTTCGGGTTATATATGAAATCGAGACCTATCTGATTCAGACCGCAAAGGTAGCCAACCCGAAGTTGCTGAACAAGAGCCAATCGAAACCTCCCAAATGGGGAATCGCACACGTAGTCAGAGGCGGGAAAGGGAAGCGAAACAAGACTGATGTGGCCTTCTGCAATATGCTCAGTCTCTAACGCTTGTTGCTCGCCGATTCAAGCGAGTTGAGATTCTGGACAGGAATAAGAATGGCAGAAAAGTCACAACCGTTTCCGTGCGAGCTCGACGGCCATTGCCCGTATGAATACGATCAGAATACGGATCGAGACATAGAGGGAATGCCGTTACTCAATAATGATCCCAGAGGTTGCCCGAAGTATGGGCATGTGTGTCCGATGTTCATGGAAGAGTGTGGCCTTACGGCCGAGGGTTTGAATATTCGAGCTACGGTGCACTGCTTCCAGGTAATGGGCAGACTCACGATGGACGAGCAGAAAAAGGTGGCATTCTTACTGCTCTTCGAGAAGTACCGAGCCATATTACAGAGATACCCCGAGTCGGATTACCCTCAGTACTACGACAGAATGTAGGACCGGTGGTCCACCTGCTTGCCGGGTGCCCCACCGCTTGCGGTGGGTTGAGATTGCTCTACAAGTGGGTAGCCTAATTGGATAATCGTAGGTCTGACCCCCTGTGGTTTCGACATCCCACATCGAACTGTCAAAACCGCACCGCCCGCCCAATGGCTTTTAGCTCAGGGGTTTGATCCTACATTTCTCGAGAGGTAAAGGGGGCAGACGAGGACGTCTGCCGCCCACCTACCTACCGCAAAACGTGATTGTCTATATACACCTGCCTTTGTATCCTCCCACCATGCCGTCCACATTTCATCAGCGCACAATCGCCGTCCTCAAGCGAGTCCGGCGCGGGAAAGTGGTCACGTACGGACAGGTCGCCGCGATGGCGGGCAATCCGCTCGCCGCACGGCAGGTAGTGCGAACGCTCAATACGGCATCGGAGAAAGAGAAACTCCCCTGGCATCGGGTGATCAATAGTCAGGGGAAGATATCTCTCAAGCCGGGGCAGGGGTACGAACTGCAGAAGAAGCTGCTGCAAAAAGAGGGCGTGAAATTCGGGAGGGGTGGGCAAATCGATCTCAAGAAATACCAGTGGGTGCCGCGCAGGCGGAAGTGAGCAGTGGCTCGCTGTTCCTCTTGCGGTGGCAGAACCGCTACGTCCCGAGTCCGCTTAGCGCGGACCGGGCTTGGGTTCTGCCCTACGATTTACAGAAGTTGATCTGTGAATCGCGGTTGATTTTCTGCATGATGCAGAGTAGATTATTGTCATGTGGGCATTACGGTACGATTGTCGCCACTTAGCGCTGGAATACCATCGCCGCCGAGTCAAAAATCATACCTGAGAGTATCTCCTGATCCGTTGTCTGGCCGACTGTATAACCCGGAAAGGAGATACCGATGAACAAAACCCGCCAGCCCGCAGAACCATACCGCATAAAAGCAGTAGAGGCGATCAAGCTCCGCAGCCGCCACGAGCGCGAGCGGCTGATCGCCGAGGCTAACTACAATCTCTTTAAGATCGACGCCCAGGATATCTATATCGACTTGCTGACCGACTCCGGCACCGGTGCGATGTCCAACAAACAGTGGGCGGCGCTCATGCTCGGCGATGAATCGTATGCCGGAGCGATCTCGTTCCGCAAATTCGAAAATACGGTCAGGGGACTTTGCGGGAAACGGTTCGTGATCCCCTGCCATCAGGGGAGAGTCGCGGAGAATCTGGTGTTCTCGAACCTCATGAAAAAGGGCCAGTTTGTTCCGAACAACACGCATTTCGACACCACCCGCGGCAACTGTCTCCACAAAGGCGGCATCCCGATCGACTTGCCTTGCCCGGAGAGCAAGTCCGATGAACCGCTCCCCTTCAAGGGCAACATGGATGTCGACCGTCTGGAGTCGTTTGTCAAAGAAAACGGCGCGGACCAGATCGCTATGGTGATAATGACGGTCACAAACAACTCGGCCGGCGGCCAGCCGGTGTCGATGGCCAACATCCATGAGGTGTCTGAAATCTGTCACCGCTACGGCATACTGTTCTACTTCGACTGCGCCCGGTTTGCAGAGAATTGCTATTTCATCAAGCGCGACGAGCCCGGTTATGCTGGCAAGAGCATTCGCGAAATAGCAATGGAGATGTTTTCCTACTGCGACGGCGCGATGATGTCGGCCAAGAAAGACGGTCTGGCAAATATCGGTGGGTTTATTACGCTCGATGATGAGGATGCGTACGAACGCCTCACTCAACATCTGATCCTGATCGAGGGATTCCCGACCTATGGCGGTTTGGCGGGACGTGATTTGGAGATTGTGGCAGTGGGTCTCGAAGAGGTGCTTGATTTCGAGTATCTCGATTTCCGCATAGAGCAGGTGCGGTATTTCGGTGATCAGATCAAAGCGGCCGGCCTGCCGATAATCGAGCCTACCGGCGGCCATGCCGTGTTTGTCGATGCCGGCCGGTTTCTCCTGCACATACCGGCGGGCCAGTTTCCCGGGCAATCCCTTTCGGTTGAGTTTTATATCGAGGGTGGAATCAGGGTTGTCGAAATCGGCAGCCTGATGTTCGGCGGGGTCGATACGAATAGCGGCAAGGAGTATCTCGCTCCGAGAGAACTCGTCCGGATGTGCCTTCCGCGGCGGGTCTATACCAATTCGCATATCGACTATGTCGCCGACACCGCTGCGCGAATTGGCGCGCGCAAGAACCGGCTCAAGGGGTACCGGGTGACACGCCAATCTCAGTTCCTTCGTCACTTCACTTGTGATCTGGCCGTATGCGACGTACAGAGGGTCAAAGCGTGACGGGATTCGTGCGGGCGACGATTCTTCTAATTGCGCTGACCGTCGTTACGATTCTCAGCACCTGTAGCGCGGTTCATATTCGGACCGGCCCACCCACCGATGCGGAGGCCACACAGCGGTCCGAAGATCAGGGGCGACGGTTCCGCACTGAATGGGCGGACCGACTCCAGAGAACTGATCCGATCAATCAGGCGGAGATGCTTCGCGTGTTCCTCGACAGCACCACCACACGGTTCATCCGGTTCGGACGCCAGATTAACGACTGGTGGCGCGAGGAAAGCAAGCGACGGGGGGTGCAGGTGCCGATCGAGCAGGTTCGGGCCGCGGTGGAGCGCTCCAGCCAGATTGATCTCCCACTTCTCGACGCGTATGAGGACGTGCTCGAATACGGTGTAACCTTGATAAAAGAAGCCCGCTTTTTCGATTCACCGGCCCAGGAGAGGCTTGTCCAGTACCGCGACTTGTACCTGGAAACGTACAGCGCCGTGTTTTATCCCAACGGTACCCGGGAGGAGTTTGACCTCCAGCTTCAGGGGCTCGAATCCCGCACTCAGCAGGCGAGCCGCGACCTGGAAGCAGAACTAGCGCGTTACCGTTAGTCGGCGGCCAACCGGTGATTTGCAAGAAGTTGCGGCCGCCTTGCGCCGGCGTCTTCACCGGAGGCCCCAATCGGCCCACCATAAGCACAAGAACCACAAGCAGATGAGGCCCCTGTTGCAGTCTGACGCCGCTCGGCGGGGATTTACGGCGAGGATATTGCTGTTTTCCGGTCGCGGCAACCGGTCTCAGGGTTGACAGATTGCCGGGAACTTGATATAATAACGCGGTTTATACTGACTGAGAGGAGATCGATCTATAGCACTACGGTTAACGCTTTTTTGATTTGGTAGTTGAAAGAAGCTTTTAAAGGGTTTTGCAGTTAGCCCGCAAACCGTAGTTGCAGATCGACTCGGTTCCAGGGCTGGGTTTTATCCCAGTATGGATTCTCATCGGTATAGTACCCCTATCCTGTTTCTGGCAGTTATAAGCCTTCCAGCAACTCTCTGGGGAGCGGACCCTAATCTTAGGGTGATCAATTCCACCGAACAAGGCTTCCGGTTTGTCTACGACTTCGGCCCGGCGTTGGATGCTGCAGAGGCTGCCAGTTCCGAGGTAGCCGCGTCCGAGTTGGTCGAAACAGTCCAACTGGCTGTTCCGCCCGGCTCGGAGGCCCGGTTGCTGTCAGCGACTGGAATCGGCGAGTCGCTGTCGGACGTTGTCGCACCGGATTCAAGTTATCGGATGAGCGGGCTGGCCGAGGTATCGCGGCCGGTGCTCACTCGTGGACGGCAGACAGTCGGCGTTAGAATCAGCCCGTATACCAATGGCCTGACCTACCGACAGGTGGAGGTGGAGGTCGGGTTTGACCGCACGCGCGCTGCGGCTGCACTCAGTCGTGAGGAAGATCCCGTATTCGAACGAATATGGGCGTCATCTTTGGCGAACTACGATGTCGCCAGGTCCTGGCCGCGTGAGGACCGCAAGCTGACGGCAATCTCTGCTGCGATGTCTACCGACTCTCACGAGAATCTGACAGCCGCGTCTGCCTGGTACAAGATCCCGGTCACCCAGACCGGCTTGGTACGAGTTACGGGCGCCCAGCTTGAAGCGGCGGGGATTTCGCTTTCCGGGCTTCGGTCCGATTCGATTCGCATCTTCAATGCCGGCGGCCTGCCCAACTCAGTGGACAATTTCGAGCCGAGGCCGGAATTCACTGAGATCTCGCTAATGGTTCTGGACGGCGGCGACGGAGAATTCGGGCGGAACGATCAGCTCCTGTTTTTTGGTGAGGCTCCCAATCGTTGGCTGTATTCCCCGACCGGCACGCCTCGCTGGGTGAACAACGTTTACACCACCACCAACATTTACTGGCTCGCGGTGTCAGGTAGTTTTTCCACAGCCCCAAGGCGCATGGTTCAGGTGCTCGGCGCTCCGACCGGCGCACCCGTTTATGACACATATCGCGCAAGGGTGCATATCGAGCAGGATAATCTGATCGGCACCGAGCCCGACGGTAATGTCTGGGATTTCTACAACTGGTATTGGAGCAATCAGACGTCGGTTGCATTTCAGGTGGCGACGCCCGGAGCTATCGAATCTGATTCGACCCATATCTATGTATCGGGGCGCACCAACCGCAATATCGACGTAACAGTGAATGGTGTGCCGGCGTCGGAGATTGACTGCAACAGCTCTGAGTGCCGGTTTTACACGAGAGCGCTAAGAGGAGGGGCCGCCCAGTCCAATCAGACCAGTTTGGTGCTGACGCCTATCTCGGCGCGGATTCCCCCGTTTTTGGACTATGTGGAGATGACCTATTCAAGTCGGATAGTGCCGGCGAACAACCGACTCGACTTTGTGATGGAGGGTATCGACGGTGACGTGGATATTCGGGTGGTCGACGCCTTCAGCTCTACGCCGACAATTCTCGACATTTCGGATCCGCTGCATCCTGAGATCATCGCCGGGTATGATCGCAGCGGTGGGTATGTCACATTTCGCGGTCATGTATCTACGGACAGTGCCAACCGCTTCTATTGCGGCATCGTGAGCCTGGCGGTACCGTCGGCGCCGCTAGCCCGAGTGGATTTCACGGACCTTCGCGCCGGGTACAAGCAGACCGACCTGATTATCGTGGCCACTTCCTCGCTGGCCGGAAGCCTGGACGAGTATATAGCATACCGTCAGGGCCAGGGAGTGGTGATACAGGTTGTCGACATCGCAGATATCATTGACAACTTTTCGTACGGCCTCTACGATCCGACGGCGATCCGCGATTTTCTCAAGTTCGCGTATGAGAATTATTCGGCTCCGGCGCCATCCGGTGTGCTATTTGTCGGCGACGCGACGTATGATTATCTGGATCGTTTGGGCACCGGCACAACCAACCTGGTTCCGTCGTATGTTCGTCCCGGCGACCGGACGTACAGCGACGACAACTACGTCTACTTCGGCGAGTTCGGCATCCTCGATGAGGATCGCGACCGTGGTTATGACATGATGACAGCTCGCTGGCCGGTGCGATCGGCGTCCGAGATAAATACAATAGTCGCCAAAGCCAGGGAATACGAATCCCCGGCGACTTTCGGCGCCTGGCGCACGCGGATAACGCTGGTCGCCGACGACGAGCACGCGGCCGAGCGCCACAACGAGTTGTTTCACACCCGGGACACCGAAACGCTCGAGCGGGTGTACGTGCCCCGCACGCTGAACCGGCAGAAGATCTATCTCTGGGATTACCCGTTCGTGAATCGCGAGAAGCCCGGCGCGAATGAGGCCATACTCCGTGCGTTCAACGAGGGCACGCTGATCGTCAATTATGTCGGGCACGGCAACCCGGATGTCTGGGCGCACGAGCGTGTCCTGCAGCGGGCGGGAGATCTCCCGCTGCTGCGTAACTCTGGCCGGCTGCCGCTAGTGTATGCGGCGTCGTGTGATATTGGGTTCTTCGATGATCCCCAAAGCGAGGGTATGGGCGAGGGCTTTCTGGAAATGCGCGAGGGCGGGGCGGTGGGAGTGATCTCGGCAACTCGACTTGTATACGCCGCTGATAATGCCCAGTTCAATCGCGCCGTTTACGCGCAGCTTTTTGCGAATCCGGATCTATCGATCAGCGAGGCGCTGTTTGCCGCTAAGGTGCAGCGGCAGTATCCCAACCCGTTCGACACGATTCCGCGCCGGGTGGACAATGACCGCGCCTACAGTTTTCTCGGTGATCCCTGCCTTCGGCTGGGGCTTCCCCGCTACCGTATCGAATTCACGACCCAACCCGACAGCCTGGTGGCTCTGCAGACTTCGCGCCTGAGCGGGCGAATCACCGATCAGTCCGGCTTGCCTTTCAACGGCGATGGGGTGCTTTATGTCGATGTCTATGACTCCGATCGGCAGCGCTCGTATCATCTGCCGGACGACACCAATATGACACGTTACGCGGTCACAGGTCCAACGATTTTTCGTGGCACCGCGTCGATTGACGATGGCCAGTTTGATATGCAGTTCATTACGCCGGTTGATGTCGGCTACCGCGGTGTCAGCGCCAGAGTGTCGGTGTATGCTGTCCTGGGAAGCGTGGATGCTGTCGGAATGGTGGACAGTATCGCGGTGAGTGAGAGGCAAGGGACCGCCCAGGATATGCAAGGGCCGCAGATCGAATACGGTTCGGTTAAACGCGGCCTGATTCGCGACGGTGACTTTATTGACCGCGCCGACAGCCTGGTGATACGGCTGGCGGATGTCTCAGGAATAAACCTGGTTGGGGGGATCGGCCACGGTATCAGCCTGGTAATCGACGACCGCGCCGAAGAGGCGATATATCTGACCGACCTGTTCCAGTACGAACGTGACAGCCACACGTCCGGCAGCCTGATGTTCGCCCTATCCGGATTCGAAAGCGGTCGTCACCGCTTCAATATCAAAGCCTGGGACAACGTGAACAACGTCTCGTCGGCCGAGTTTACCGCCGAGATCGGCGGAGGCGCCGGACTGGCAGTAAGAGATTTACTCAACCATCCCAACCCGATGCAGCAACTGACGATCTTTTATTTTGAGTTGACTGAAGCGGTCGAGGAATTGAAAGTCTCCGTTTACACGCTATCCGGTAAGTACATCTGGAGCACGAGCCGATATGATCTTCAGGCCGATCGATATCCGAATGAGACGGTCGAGATTGTCTGGGACGGCCGTGACAACGAGGGGGATCGGGTCGGCACGGGGGTGTATATCTATCGCCTGTCCGCTCTTTCGGCCGGGCAGGGCGGCGAGGCCGAGGAATTCGGCAAACTGGTAGTTTTGAACTGATTGCGATGACAACATCTGTAACTTTATATTCCTGGAGTATCTCTTGATGAACATGCGAAAACAGCTTCTGGTGGCGGCAGCCGTACTTCTCGGTCTGATTCCGGTCTCGGATGCCCTGGCCAACATCTCCAATGCGGCGGTGCTGTTTCTTAGGATAGCGCCGGGGTCGCGCGCCGCCGGTATGGGCGAGGCCTACGTGGCGATTGCCGATGATGCGACCGCAACGCACTGGAATCCGGCAGGTCTGGGCAGCTATCCGCTTTCGGATACCTGGATCGAAGCCGAGATCCCCGCGGCCTATCGCCCGCTGAAGGGCTTTGCACCGCTGAGTACCGGAGGCGACCACAATTACCTCGACTACGATATCTGGGCGATCACACCCCAGGGATTGATTCGCTATGATAACAAACGCTGGAACACCGACGAGGTCTTCAGCACCCGCACCGACGAAACCCTCGAGCAGATCGTCAAGAATTACTTCCGTATCGACGATCCGGCCCGCCTCGAGGCCATGATCGAACGGGTGGCGGCTCTCAATAATCGAGGCGGCTACGACGTGATCGAAGCGTTGCGCGATACTATCGTGGCATCGATTCCGGAAACATACGATACCCGGGAGACTGTCCTGCAGGATATGGATTCGCTCCTGGTTTGTTATCGCCGCTGCCTGGTGAACTGGGATCGAGTCCAGGAGGTCCGCGACCGTCTCAAGGAAGGGCTGAAAGACGGTGCGCTCAATGATACCGAGTGTGATCGGGTTGCCGTATCGCTTGAACGCACGCGCAACCGCTTTCTCCCCGAGGAGCTGCGGGTACCGTATAGCGCCCTGTTCAGCGGCGAGCCGACAGCGGTAGCGTCCAACGGCGACGTGCTGCTGGTTGGGTCGGCCGACGGCCTTGCCAGCTTCAACGGTCGTTACTGGACTCTGGTGAAGAGCCAGGCCGGTGAGAAGATAGGCGAAATCACTTCGCTGCACACGGTGGGCGAGGCGATAATCGTGGGAATGTCCGACGGAATCGGTGTGTTCCGCGGTGCGACGGTCAGCCCGCTTACCAACAGCGCGGCGACTTTGCCGGACGGATCGGTCGATGCTATCGGAGGCAGCGCTCTGACCGATCTCTACGCCGTAGTGGCAGGCGACGTTTATCGTTTCAACGGCATGCAGTGGACCGGCACAACCAGCTACACGGTAGCGGTGGATGACTCGCTCGACAAAATCGCGGCCCGCTTCTCTATCTACGGATCAGCCGCAGACAAGGAGCGCTTTATAGAGAAATATCGCGACTTGCAGACGGCTACCATGGCGCCCGCGGAAACGCCTGTTGTTCTGGACTCGGCTCCGACAGCCTCAATAGATACGACGGTAATCCCCGCGGTCGACTCGACCATGCCGCCCGCCGAGCAGCCCGGTGACACTGTTGTTGCGCCTGCCTCCGGAATTGCCGGAATCGACACACCATTCCATCCGGGTGCGGAAATTCGCGTACCGATCGCAGCCAGCGTCAAAGGGAAGGTCCGCGCGATTTTTGTCGATGTCAATCACCGTCTCTGGCTCGGCACCGACCACGGCATATTCTACTTCGACGGCAGCCGGTGGCAGACGCCGGGCTACTCGCAGTACACGATTGCGTCTGGGGAGACGCTGGACACGATCGCGTCTCGCCGCTCCGGCCTGACAATCGATGAGCTCGACATGTACAAGAAGGTGTTGAGGGAGATAAACGATCTGGATGGCGAACCCCAGGAGGGCGCCACTATCAAAGTCTACACTAACCCGGCGGCCCACTCGGTAAACGCCATTGGCGGCGACGGACGCACGGTGTATTTCGCCACTGAAGACGGTCTGATCGAATTCGACGGCCGCAACTGGTCGCGCACCGGACTAAGGGGTCTGACTCGCGACAACATTGTCGGGGTCAGTCTATTGGGAAGCGAAAGCTGGCTGGCCAGTAACGAGAAGCTGGTCATCAAGGGGCGAGGCCACTCCGAGATCTCGGTCATGCACGTGAACTGGCTGCCGGAACTGGCGAGCGATCTGTACTACGAGTTTCTGTCGGTGGCAGGCAACAAAGAAGGCTGGGGGACATTCGGCGGCAGCATCACGTTCATCAGCTACGGTAAGTTCCAGAGAACCAACGAAACCGGCCAGGAACTCGGTGAGTTCGAATCGTTCGATATCGCCGGAGCGATTTCATACGGTACGTCGCTGACTAACAAGCTCAAGGGCGGGGTATCGGTCAAGGTCATCTACTCGCGCCTCTCGGATCAGGGTGCGGGCGCCGAGAAGGGCAGTGGCACCGCCACCGGGTTCGCTCTTGATCTCGGACTGCTGTACCACATGACTCCGCGGCTCACGTGGGGTCTGGCGCTGACCAACCTCGGTCCGGAGATGTCATATATCGACGCCGACCAGTCCGACGATCTCCCGCGCAACCTGGCGATAGGTGTGGCATATCGACTCCTCCGTTCTGAGTATACCAGCCTTATAGCTACTGTCGAGGCAAACAAACTAATGGTCGGACTCGATGGCAAAACGAGCAAGGAAATCAAAGAATCGATATTCAACGGCGGGATTGAGTTCACCTACGCCAACCTGTTCGCGGCCCGCGCAGGCTATATTTACGATCAGGAAGGTGAGATCAAAACTCCGACGATTGGATTCGGTCTGTCACCCTTCACGTGGGGTGAGTTCGATTTTGCTTACATCCCGAGTCAGAAGGACTTTTCGCTGGCCAACACGCTGCGCATTTCATTGCGCTTGATTCTGTAGGGCAGGCAGATGCACTCAGTCATTGGAAGATTACGCGGTCGGCTTCTTCTCGCCGGACTGTCGACTATTCTCACAGCTGCACCCGCCGTCTGGTGTGACGGCGGGAAACTGCTTAACCCGTCGAAATCGGCGCTCGATTCGACTACGACGCCCAACACCGTACGCCGCCGGTGCCTTACGCCCGATGGCAACGGGCGTCGGCTGATCGAGGCGGTGGGAGAGAAGTGGAAGTTACCCGTAGGAGCGCAATCAGCGGACTTTGACACCACCATCCACTGCCTGGTGCTGCGCTTCGACTTCCAGTACGAGACTGTCGATGACCCCAACACCACCGGCCGCGGGCACATGAATATGTCTCGTCCGCTCGATACACTCACTGACGAGGAATACATCGCACGCGTGGGGCACCTGATTGATCCGCCGCCGCATGACTCCCTTTTTTTCGATGCCCACATGAGGGCGCTCAACCGATATTGGGAGACGGTTTCTGGGGGACAAATACATCTGAGTTGGGATATCTTTCCGCGGGAACGCGATTCGGTTTACGAACTTCCGCACCCGATGAGCTATTATGGCAAGTGTGACTTCGCCGATGTAGTGGAGGGCCTCGAGGCGTACTTTGTCGACTGCATCACGCTGGCCGACACTACCGATCCTGAAATCGACTTTTCCGCATACGATGCGTTCTTCCTGTTCCATGCCGGTTCTGATGCGCAGAACGATATCGGTTTCCCCACGACGTGCGCCGATCTTTTCAGCGGTTACATCAAGTTCGCCGGCGAAGTGTCAGTGGACAGCGGCGCCCACGGGGTTAGTACTGCGCTGATGATGCCCGAGACTACGGTCCAGGATGGCCGAGCCACCGCGCTCAATGCGGTCATGGCGCATGAATTCGGGCATCAACTGGGGCTGATCGATCTTTACAACACCGAGAACTTCTTCACCCAGGTCGGTGACTTCTCCCTGATGGATAACAACGGCTTCGGCACCGGAA is a window encoding:
- a CDS encoding ATP-grasp domain-containing protein; this translates as MRLYEFEGKRLFKQFGIPIPDGELASTPDQAAEAATVIGPSALKSQVLTGGRGKAGGIKIADNVDSARRLATDLFKLTIKGFPVERLLIEPKLDIAREYYIGVTIDRANYKIVVIASGEGGMDIEETAAKHPDKIVRKSYSIVEPLYGFDALGIAKKIGIPAELTKQATAIIQNLYRLFKAYDAKMAEINPLVLTKDGKLIAADSRISLDDDALFRHPDLKEQGIEKRHEEGELTPRERQATEWDIPYLDLDGDIGMFPGGAGFGIMGNDFIHYYGGRPANFMDSGGGPSPENIARMLVLLDENPNVKAIFGARFGGISRCDDFAKGVIMFLKNHGLSKPMVVRMTGNMWQEGVRLFDEAKKENPRLMEKIEFHGIETPIEEISKRAVELARIERGR
- the sucD gene encoding succinate--CoA ligase subunit alpha; this encodes MAILVDKKSKVIVQGITGGAGKFHCERMIAYGTNIVGGTSPGKGGQKVLDKPVFDTVEEAVMSTGADTSVIFLPAQFVKEATIEAIRAGIKFLVVVPEHIPIHDMLVVREEAVKYDATVIGGNTAGIITPGEANLGIMPDIAFTPGRVGTVSRSGSITYYVADTLTRTGYGETTCVGLGGDPVLGSTFAEILWKFEQDDKTKAVVMTGEIGGVYEEQACDTIRKMKTPVLAMIGGIYAPPGKRMGHAGAIVEGRMGTAQEKLDALAAAGAHPCKTFEDIPRTLRKLGV
- a CDS encoding methylated-DNA--[protein]-cysteine S-methyltransferase, with amino-acid sequence MPSTFHQRTIAVLKRVRRGKVVTYGQVAAMAGNPLAARQVVRTLNTASEKEKLPWHRVINSQGKISLKPGQGYELQKKLLQKEGVKFGRGGQIDLKKYQWVPRRRK
- a CDS encoding tryptophanase, encoding MNKTRQPAEPYRIKAVEAIKLRSRHERERLIAEANYNLFKIDAQDIYIDLLTDSGTGAMSNKQWAALMLGDESYAGAISFRKFENTVRGLCGKRFVIPCHQGRVAENLVFSNLMKKGQFVPNNTHFDTTRGNCLHKGGIPIDLPCPESKSDEPLPFKGNMDVDRLESFVKENGADQIAMVIMTVTNNSAGGQPVSMANIHEVSEICHRYGILFYFDCARFAENCYFIKRDEPGYAGKSIREIAMEMFSYCDGAMMSAKKDGLANIGGFITLDDEDAYERLTQHLILIEGFPTYGGLAGRDLEIVAVGLEEVLDFEYLDFRIEQVRYFGDQIKAAGLPIIEPTGGHAVFVDAGRFLLHIPAGQFPGQSLSVEFYIEGGIRVVEIGSLMFGGVDTNSGKEYLAPRELVRMCLPRRVYTNSHIDYVADTAARIGARKNRLKGYRVTRQSQFLRHFTCDLAVCDVQRVKA